Within Thermococcus indicus, the genomic segment CGATTACAGGCAGCTCCTCCATTCGTTCGTCGGCTACCTCGTGGATATAGCGGGGAAGATTGCGGAGAGCTCCGACTGCGAGCTGGGTCCAGCATACATGAAAACGGCCTACCTGCTAACGGTCGAGGCGGAAGAAACCTTCGGAGAGGAGTATTTCGGCGAACTCAAGAAGAAGGCAGGGGAAATGCTTGCAAAGGTCTACAAGAACTGCGGAATTGATGAGGGGCTCCCCGAAAAAAGGGAGAAGGGCTGTTAAGCCTTTCCCTCCTCAATTTGCTTCTTAAAGTAGGCGTACATGGCGTCGTATAGGTAGAACTCCTTCTCGAGGGTCTCGTGGTCATCCTTGCATATCATCCTATACCCCCTCGCGAGTATATCGAGGGCCACCGCCAGGGGCTGGGGGTTCTCGACGTGGGTGTCGGCCTCCCGAACTATCTCTGCAATCTTCAGAATGGCCGGGTCGGTTATGTTGTACTTCTCAACGAAAGCATCGAAGGAGCATTTCCCGTCGTGATGGCCGAGCTCAACCCCTTTAAAATCAAAGGGTATTCCCTCGGTGATGGTCGCAGGGTCGGTGTCGCGGGGCACGAAGATAAACTCCGCATCCGGGTCTATGAAACGCTTTATAAGCCAGGGGCACGCCACACGGTCAACGTGGACGTGTTCACGGGTCACCCACTTCATAAAATCGCCTCGGAGAAAAGTCGACGTCTTTCTATTTACGGGTTTCCTTTCCACCATGTTTCGAAAATAAGACAAACACAAAAAGGGGCTAAAGGTCATCTCTCGAGGGTTACCTCCGCGTAGCTACGCGGGTCTTCCCAGATTTTCACACGGATTTTCTTTACGTTGTCCCCGGCCTTCTCCGCTATCCTCTCCGCGAACCACTCCGCTATGTACTCTGCGGTGACGTTCGGTTTGTCGAGGATTACTGCCTCATCCCGAGGCAGTTCTAGGCGTTTTCCATTCTTTTCAATGACAACAAAGTCCTCTTTTCTCTCCACAATCCAGCTCTCGCTCACCAGGATCCTGTGGTCGAGGAGCTTGATAAGCCTGCTGAGGTGGTTGAAGTCGAATATCATGCCGTTCTCATTAAGGTCACCCCATATCTCGACGTCCACATTGTAAGTGTGTCCGTGTATCCTGAGGCACTTGCTCTCGTAGGGCAAGGCAAGGAAATGCGAGCTGTCGAAGTCCTTGTGCCATCCTATCTTCCTCTCGGTCACGTGAAATCCCATGTCTCTCACCACCCGGAAGTTAGGGGAAGGGAGTTATAACCATTACTGGGGGGAAAGCCTATAAACCCCAAGGCTCAAAGGTCTTTGATAGCCATGCCGATGGGAATGGGACCCGGCTGGGGCCGCGGAAGGGGAAGGAGAAGGAAGCTGAGGATGATAGGATTCGTTCCGGAGGTTAGGCATTTCTATCCCGCGTTGCCTCCGATGGGCCAGCCAAAGCCTCCGATTTTCATGACCTACGAGGAATTCGAAGCTCTCAGGCTGGTGGATCACGAGGGGCTGACACAGGAGGAAGCCGGAAAGAGGATGGGAGTTTCCCGCGGCACCGTGTGGAGAGCACTCAGCTCGGCCAGGAAAAAAGTCGCCCAGATGCTGGTGGAGGGACGGGAACTCGTAATCCTGCCTCAGGGAAATGAGGTTCCAAAAAACCTCATTGAAAAGGAATGACTGTCCTCTTTTCTAACCACCGGATGGTGTTATAGCCTGTTTTTGTCCGACGGGGTTTCTTGGCCGTTTATTCTTTTTTAGGGTTGCCTAATTTTTGTGCGGAGTTCATCTCTCAAATTTTTGGGTGAATTCTTACTTTTTAAAAAAGTTGTTGGAAGTACTTGTTTTTATGTTTTAGTAGATACACTATAAAAAATTGTTGAAATTAAGATAACACAAAATAAAAATCCCAAAATTTTCAAAAATTATAATATTACAATTTTAAAAATTAGCAACCTCAAAAAATCTACTCCCTAAAAAAGTAAAATCTCAAAAGATGAACACATTCATACAGCCCAAACGGGTTCGGACCCGTTCATGCAGCGTTTGTTAAAAATATACGGGAGCAGGCTCCCGCACGGTACAGTCAAACTACGTGGCCCTGCTCAGATCACATCCGCCGATACGCGGATAGTATTGCCTCCGCTAGCCCAGGGGAAGTGCCCTCAATTGCCCGCACATCGATAACGAAGGCCTTAGCTAGCCCCGCATTCCCATCTCCCCGCACAAGCCTCTCGGGATATCCCGCCTCCTTCAGGACATGCTTCTCCATACTGGTGAGAGCTTTAACCGGTATGACAAATTCAATGTGCTTGTTCTGTAGTTCTCTCTGAAGAACGGGCCGACCGAATCACGCGGGGAAGAGGCACGCTCAAGCTTCGCGAGGATTATCTCCTCAGCCAGCGGTCCTAGGCACTTGTATCCATAGCCGGAGTACTTGAGAGTTTTGGCATCTTTCATTCGTTGGACACCTCCGGGATACAAAAGCGGTGAAGTATTCCCAACGAGGCCGTATTCATGAGGGTCTTTATATGGGTATCCCCACAATCCAAAATCTCAAGCCCACGAGCCGGCACACCGGTACAGACACGGGCATAGCTACCCGCCCCCTCACTGTCACGCCCTTGTTAGTATTACTACTTTATTTAATTTTCCTATAATGTGCCTTATATCCAAAACTTGTGAACATATAAGAACATCAAAATGAGCAGAAACCGAGTGCCGAGGGACAAACTGCACGGGGGCCCATTACATGCTCAAAGTTTTATGAGTTTATGTTTCAGCTAACTGCCGCCAGCGCCATCCACTAATTCCACGGCGGATTGAAGTGACCCCCACGGAGGTAGTGCCGGAGACGTCAAGAACTCTTAATTTGCACCTGATTCACCGGAGACAGAGCTACAGCTGGCATGAACTACAAATAAGATTATAATGATGTATGGAGCATAATTGAACAACAACACAAGCTAAGCATATATAGCCGCAACCAAATTATTACCTCAACAGAATATTGAGGGCACAACTATAGACACCCTCTTCGAATTGGAGAAATTTTATTGACAAGGTCGGGCTTCTACAGACCAAAAATTGGTTACAATTAAAGGTAGTGTCAATCCAGTCGTGAATGCTACTGCTACTGTCTCTGAGTCCACTGGTGGGGACAAAGTCAATCGTCGGTATATGTCAGTCGCACATCTTGCCCTATCTAAGACTATTGTGGAAATTACGCTAAGAAAAAGTTAAAAATCCAAATTTTTTAATATTTTAACAAGTAATTTTTAGGTTGAACAAATAAGAATTAAACGCACAATATAGTTTAGGTGCAAATATCAACCAAATAAAGAACATAAAAATTACTATAATTAAACGTAATAATTAGCCCAAAAATTTGAGAGATAAATTCGACGATGATGACGGGCAACAAAGACGATGAAGAGAATAAAAAGCAAGGAATCAAAGCCTCACAGCACTTCTTTTCGTTCTTTCGCCTCTATCCACGCGATTACATTATCGACTATCTGTGGGGCCATCCCTATGTAGTTCTCCGGCTTCAGACTGTCGAGATCGTCCTCATCTAGGAACCTTCTCACGTCTTTGTTTTCCCTGACAACCTCGATTAGATCTCTGTTCTCCTCGAACGCTTTCATGGCAAGCCCTCTAACGAGTTCATGTGCCTCCTGCCTTCCCATGCCCTTCTCAGTTAACTTCAGCATCAGCGGCTCGGCCATGATGAGGTTGTTGGTCATATAGAGGTTCCTCTCAATATTCTCTGGGAAGAACTCCAGCCCGGAAAGGACCTTCTTCATGCTCTTGAGCATCTCGTCAAGCAGGAGGAAGCTCTCCGGAAGGATGACGCGCTCAACGGAGGAGTTCGTGAGGTCTCTCTCGTGCCAGAGGGGGTTGTTCAGCAACGCGGGAACCACATTTGAATAGAGAACCCTCGCCAGACCGCTCACCTTTTCGCTCCTTATGGGATTTCTTTTGTGGGGCATTGTTGAAGAGCCAACCTGTTTCCTCCCAAAGGGCTCGCTGATCTCAAGTATCTCCGTCCTCTGAAGGTTCCTTATCTCCAGGGCAATCTTATCAAGGGTCGAGGCGATGAGAGCGAGAACCATCATGAGTTCCGCATAGACGTCGCGCTGGATTATCTGGTTGCTTATCCTGGCTGGCTTTAGACCAAGGTCTTTCATAACTAGACGCTGTATCTCAAGGCCCTTATCCACAAAGCTTGCCATCGTCCCAACGGCGCCGCTGATCTGGCCGACCAAAACCCTTTCCTTTATCTCTTCTATCCTGTCTATGTGCCTCTGTATCTCGTCGAGCCATATCGCGAACTTCATGCCGTAGGTGGTCGGCACCGCGTGCTGGCCGTGAGTCCTGCCTATGCAGACGGTGTACTTGTGTTCCCCAGCGAGGTTCTTGAGGATCGAGCGCAGCTCTTTGAGGTCGTTCTCCACTATGGCGAGGCTTTCTTTTATGAGGAGGGCGTTGGCCGTGTCTATTATATCGTTGGAGGTCGCCCCCAGGTGGACGTACTTTCCATGCTCCCCGCAGACCTCGCTCAATGCTTTAACAACGGCCATTATATCGTGGTGTATCTCGGCCTCTATCTCCTTGACGCGGTCGAGCTTCACCCACTTCGTGTTAGCCCTTTCGGAGATAACCCGTGCGCTCTCCTCGGGCATGTTTCCGACCTTTGCATGGGCCCTTGCCAGAGCCGCCTCGACGTCGAGAAGCTTTTGAAGCTTGTTCTCCTCGTCCCAGATGCGCCTCATTTCCTCGCTCCCGTAGCGGTAATCAATCGGATGAACGGCCATATTATCACCAACCATATGGCAATTTCCGGACCTTAAAACCTTTCGCTTAACATAAATTTGCAGGAACATGGTTGGTCATTTGATTCGCTCATCGGAGCCACAGGAGTGTTCAATAACGCTATTAAACGACCGAAAAGTATTTAACCGGAACCCAACGATAGCCTAACGACAAAACTTCCGGAGGTGCCAGAAATGGCTGAGGAGCACGTCGTCTACATTGGAAAGAAGCCGGTTATGAACTACGTCCTCGCTGTGATAACCCAGTTCAACGAGGGCGCCAAGGAGGTCAGCGTCAAGGCTCGCGGTAGGGCCATCAGCAGGGCCGTCGATGTCGCCGAGATCGTCAGGAACAGGTTCCTCCCAGAGGTCAGGGTCAAGGAGATCAGGATCGGCACCGAGGAGCTCCCGACCGCCGACGGCAGGACCGCCAACACCTCGACCATCGAGATCGTTATGGAGAAGCCGTGAATTTGACCCCCTTTCCTTTTCCTTCGGAGCTCTTCTGACGCTTCAAACTGGCTTGAAGCTGTGAAAAGCTTTAATACGTCCTCACCGTATTCTCCCCAGGTGGCGCCGTTTGGACTATGAGACGATAGACATACACGACGAAAGGGCCAAGGAGCTCGCTCAGATTCTGATGAACGACAAAGCGATAGCCATCCTGCATCTTGTGGAAGATCGGGCGCTGTCAATAAGCGAGATATCCCGCGAGCTGAACCTCCCCATCTCCACGGTCTCATACCACATAGACAAAATGCTCAAGGTCGGCCTCATCGAGGTGGCGGGGAAAAAGTACGGGAAGAGACTCCAGGAGGTCAAGCTCTACCGCGCCTCCAACAGGCCCATACTTCTCGTACCTCGCCGGAACATTGCAAAGGTGAGGAAGAAAGCTGTCATGAGCTTTGAGAAGCTGCACGTTATAAGCCTGGGCCTCGCCGGGCTGGTAGCGGCCGGTGTATACGCCGCGGCGCGGAACGTACTCGCCCCAGTGAATTCCAGCGGCACAACCGAGTCAATCACGAAGTCTGCGGCGGACAACGTCTCGATGATGATGGCATCCGAAAGGGCCGCCGTTCCATCGGCAACGAACACGAGTACCGAATCCGTGCTCCATGCGATTCACTCCACGGTGCCCCGTTCCGGCCTTGAAGCCCATGCAACGGCCGTCCAGGTGGGCTTGGCCATTGCTGTGTTCATCTTAACGTTTCTCCTGATTTCGTACATTATGAAGCGCAGGAGTTGAAGAAAAGGTTTTTAAGTTTCTTCTCCAACCC encodes:
- a CDS encoding chromate resistance protein ChrB domain-containing protein; its protein translation is MKWVTREHVHVDRVACPWLIKRFIDPDAEFIFVPRDTDPATITEGIPFDFKGVELGHHDGKCSFDAFVEKYNITDPAILKIAEIVREADTHVENPQPLAVALDILARGYRMICKDDHETLEKEFYLYDAMYAYFKKQIEEGKA
- a CDS encoding 6-pyruvoyl trahydropterin synthase family protein, producing the protein MGFHVTERKIGWHKDFDSSHFLALPYESKCLRIHGHTYNVDVEIWGDLNENGMIFDFNHLSRLIKLLDHRILVSESWIVERKEDFVVIEKNGKRLELPRDEAVILDKPNVTAEYIAEWFAERIAEKAGDNVKKIRVKIWEDPRSYAEVTLER
- a CDS encoding DUF134 domain-containing protein, which translates into the protein MPMGMGPGWGRGRGRRRKLRMIGFVPEVRHFYPALPPMGQPKPPIFMTYEEFEALRLVDHEGLTQEEAGKRMGVSRGTVWRALSSARKKVAQMLVEGRELVILPQGNEVPKNLIEKE
- the purB gene encoding adenylosuccinate lyase; the encoded protein is MAVHPIDYRYGSEEMRRIWDEENKLQKLLDVEAALARAHAKVGNMPEESARVISERANTKWVKLDRVKEIEAEIHHDIMAVVKALSEVCGEHGKYVHLGATSNDIIDTANALLIKESLAIVENDLKELRSILKNLAGEHKYTVCIGRTHGQHAVPTTYGMKFAIWLDEIQRHIDRIEEIKERVLVGQISGAVGTMASFVDKGLEIQRLVMKDLGLKPARISNQIIQRDVYAELMMVLALIASTLDKIALEIRNLQRTEILEISEPFGRKQVGSSTMPHKRNPIRSEKVSGLARVLYSNVVPALLNNPLWHERDLTNSSVERVILPESFLLLDEMLKSMKKVLSGLEFFPENIERNLYMTNNLIMAEPLMLKLTEKGMGRQEAHELVRGLAMKAFEENRDLIEVVRENKDVRRFLDEDDLDSLKPENYIGMAPQIVDNVIAWIEAKERKEVL
- the albA gene encoding DNA-binding protein Alba, whose protein sequence is MAEEHVVYIGKKPVMNYVLAVITQFNEGAKEVSVKARGRAISRAVDVAEIVRNRFLPEVRVKEIRIGTEELPTADGRTANTSTIEIVMEKP
- a CDS encoding ArsR/SmtB family transcription factor, which produces MDYETIDIHDERAKELAQILMNDKAIAILHLVEDRALSISEISRELNLPISTVSYHIDKMLKVGLIEVAGKKYGKRLQEVKLYRASNRPILLVPRRNIAKVRKKAVMSFEKLHVISLGLAGLVAAGVYAAARNVLAPVNSSGTTESITKSAADNVSMMMASERAAVPSATNTSTESVLHAIHSTVPRSGLEAHATAVQVGLAIAVFILTFLLISYIMKRRS